A genomic window from Terrisporobacter glycolicus ATCC 14880 = DSM 1288 includes:
- a CDS encoding cold-shock protein: MSNGIVKWFNSEKGFGFITVEGGEDVFAHFSAIQTDGYKTLEEGQKVSFNIVKGARGPQAENITIL, encoded by the coding sequence ATGTCTAACGGAATAGTAAAATGGTTTAATAGTGAAAAAGGTTTTGGATTTATAACAGTTGAAGGTGGAGAAGATGTATTCGCTCATTTCTCAGCTATACAAACTGATGGATACAAAACTTTAGAAGAAGGTCAAAAAGTAAGCTTTAATATAGTTAAAGGTGCTAGAGGTCCTCAAGCAGAAAACATAACTATATTATAA